Proteins from a single region of Ammospiza nelsoni isolate bAmmNel1 chromosome 28, bAmmNel1.pri, whole genome shotgun sequence:
- the NTRK1 gene encoding high affinity nerve growth factor receptor, which produces MPPLPAWLCLAALLLPLSTAAPGAAGACPRPCRCPGAGILLCREPDTVSSLAPLLGSGGFTDVVIENQPALRSLSRADTRTLRDLRNLTISRSGLQHISADAFLDTPKLSHVNLSSNALQSLSWKTFWHLPLQELIVVGNPFSCSCGLRWLQLWHNSSRAELGNQSLLCWEGSVPVALGSQALHACDPPSVHIEPPEVALSQGDSVNLTCHISASPAATAEWVVTEVGPELLAVTKLSDWEIVLEISNVSSHLNHKELLCRAENAAGLAEDSVVLNVTFPPVILLLDTAIPRHFWCIPFSVDGNPVPDIRWLFNSTALNEGPYIHTHIMEYEHNSTVLHGCLQLNRPTHVNNGNYTLVVENALGWASRSVQVRFMDNPFSFSPEEPIPVSLSPRGTRNSSLEGPVETTDEHTFGVSVAVALAVFACLSLSVMLILLNKCGRRSKFGINRSAVLAREDDLAMSLHFMNLGSSPLSSAESKLEGLKSNFIENPQYFCNACVHHVQRRDIVLKWELGEGAFGKVFLAECYNLLPEQEKMLVAVKALKEVTESARLDFQREAELLTVLQHEHIVKFYGVCTEGEPLIMVFEYMKHGDLNRFLRSHGPDAKILEQGPGQPRGPLALGHMLHIATQIASGMVYLASLHFVHRDLATRNCLVGHELVVKIGDFGMSRDIYSTDYYRVGGRTMLPIRWMPPESILYRKFTTESDIWSFGVVLWEIFTYGKQPWYQLSNTEAIECITQGRQLERPRTCPSEVYGIMQSCWHREPQQRQPIKEIHSRLQALVKTPPVYLDILG; this is translated from the exons ATGCCGCCGCTGCCcgcctggctctgcctggccgCGCTGCTCCTGCCGCTGTCCACGGCAGCCCCGGGCGCTGCCGGTGCCTGCCCCCGGCCCTGCCGCTGCCCCGGGGCCGGGATATTGCTCTGCCGGGAGCCCGACACCGTGAGCAGCCTGGCCCCGCTGCTGGGAAGCGGCGGCTTCACCGACGT CGTCATTGAGAACCAGCCGGCGCTCAGGAGCCTGAGCCGAGCTGACACCAGGACACTGCGGGACCTCAGGAACCT CACCATCTCCAGGTCGGGGCTGCAGCACATCTCTGCCGATGCCTTCCTGGACACCCCCAAGCTGAGCCACGT GAATCTCTCCTCCAATGCTCTGCAAAGCCTTTCCTGGAAAACCTTCTGGCATCTGCCCCTGCAAGAGCT CATCGTGGTGGGAAatcccttcagctgctcctgtgggctccgctggctgcagctgtggcacaaCAGCAGCCGGGCCGAGCTGGGCAaccagtccctgctctgctgggagggcaGCGTGCCCGtggccctgggcagccaggcTCTCCACGCCTGTG accCCCCGAGTGTCCACATCGAGCCCCCCGAGGTGGCGCTGAGCCAAGGGGACAGCGTCAACCTCACCTGCCACATCAGTGCCAGCCCAGCGGCCACCGCAGAGTGGGTGGTGACCGAGGTGGGACCCGAGCTGCTCGCTGTCACCAAG CTCTCGGACTGGGAGATCGTCCTGGAGATCAGCAACGTCTCCTCTCACCTCAACcacaaggagctgctgtgccgGGCAGAGAACGCGGCggggctggcagaggacagCGTGGTGCTGAACGTCACCT TTCCCCCCGTGATCCTGCTGCTGGACACCGCCATCCCCCGGCATTTCTGGTGCATCCCCTTCTCCGTGGATGGCAACCCCGTCCCCGACATCCGCTGGCTCTTCAACAGCACCGCCCTGAACGAAGGGCCCTACATCCACACCCACATCATGGAGTACGAGCACAACTCCACCGTGCTCCACGGCTGCCTCCAGCTCAACCGTCCCACGCACGTCAACAACGGCAACTACACCCTGGTGGTGGAGAACGCCCTGGGCTGGGCCTCCCGCAGCGTCCAGGTGCGCTTCATGGACAACCCCTTCAGCTTCAGCCCCGAGGAGCCCATCCCAG TGTCTCTGTCCCCACGGG gcaccAGGAACAGCTCGCTGGAGGGGCCTGTGGAGACAACAGATGAGCACACGTTTGGG GTCTCGGTGGCCGTGGCCCTGGCTGTGTTCGCCTGCCTCTCCCTCTCTGTCATGCTCATCCTGCTCAACAAGTGCGGGCGCCGCTCCAAGTTCGGCATTAACC GCTCAGCCGTGCTGGCCCGAGAGGATGACCTGGCCATGTCCCTGCACTTCATGAACCTGGGCAGCAGCCCCCTCTCCTCGGCTGAGAGCAAGCTGGAGGGGCTCAAGAGCAACTTCATCGAGAACCCCCAGTATTTCTGCAACGCCT GCGTGCACCACGTACAGAGGAGGGACATCGTGCTCAAGTGGGAGCTGGGCGAGGGCGCCTTCGGGAAGGTTTTCTTGGCCGAGTGCTACAACCTCCTCCCGGAGCAGGAGAAGATGCTGGTAGCCGTGAAG GCGCTGAAGGAGGTGACGGAAAGCGCCCGCCTGGATTTCCAGCGCGAGGCCGAGCTGCTGACGGTGCTGCAGCACGAGCACATCGTCAAGTTCTACGGCGTGTGCACCGAGGGCGAGCCCCTCATCATGGTCTTCGAGTACATGAAGCACGGCGACCTCAACCGCTTCCTCAG gtCCCACGGCCCCGATGCCAAGATCCTGGAGCAGGGCCCGGGGCAGCCGCGGGGCCCGCTGGCGCTGGGGCACATGCTGCACATCGCCACGCAGATCGCCTCGGGCATGGTGTACCTGGCCTCCCTCCACTTCGTGCACCGGGACCTGGCCACCCGCAACTGCCTGGTGGGCCACGAGCTGGTGGTGAAAATCGGGGATTTTGGCATGTCCCGGGACATCTACAGCACCGACTATTACCgg gtgggGGGCAGGACCATGCTGCCCATCCGCTGGATGCCTCCTGAGAGCATCCTGTACCGCAAATTCACCACCGAGAGCGACATCTGGAGCTTCGGCGTGGTGCTCTGGGAGATCTTCACCTACGGCAAGCAGCCCTGGTACCAACTGTCCAACACTGAG GCCATCGAGTGCATCACGCAGGGCCGGCAGCTGGAGCGGCCCCGCACGTGCCCCTCCGAGGTCTATGGCAtcatgcagagctgctggcaccgGGAGCCCCAGCAGCGCCAGCCCATCAAGGAGATCCACAGCCGCCTCCAGGCCCTCGTCAAGACACCCCCTGTGTACCTGGACATCCTGGGCTGA
- the INSRR gene encoding insulin receptor-related protein, whose product MGPGALRAPRLGVMLLLLGHLPVPPVWAPSEICGSMDIRHDVSQLRKLENCSIIEGNLQILLMFTTGAEDFRGLSFPRLLMITEYLLLFRVYGLESLRDLFPNLSVIRGTNLFFSYALVIFEMPHLRDVGLHSLGHILRGSVRIERNQELCHLSTIDWGLLLPDGGDGTYIVGNKLAEECADVCPGILDVEKPCVQTSVNGQLDYRCWTSSYCQKVCPCGAGSACTAAGECCHPECLGGCSRPHDRRACVACRHFHFNGHCLPSCPPRTYEYEGWRCVTAEYCASLRKVSHDPRDASKFVIHQRQCLSECPSGYSRNESSMFCHKCEGLCPKECKVGTKTIDSMQAAQELGGCTLIEGNLILNIRRGYNLASELQSSLGLIETITGFLKIKHSFALVSLSFFKNLKLIRGDSMVDGNYTLYVLDNQNLQQLWDWSHHILSIPVGKMYFAFNPKLCLAEIYRMEEVTGTKGRQNKAEINPRTNGDRASCKTQTLRFISNVTESDRIFLKWERYRPPEYRDLLSFIVYYKESPFQNVSEYVGQDACGAQSWNVLDVDLPLSSEQEPGVTLLNLRPWTQYAIFVRAITLTTAEEGRNYGAQSEVVYIRTMPAAPTVPRDVISMSNSSSHIVVRWKPPTQRNGNIIYYLVLWQQLAEDMELYINDYCHKGLKLPTSSADTRFGFGDGPEGEQDAEERCCPCRPTDGQLRMEGEAESFQKKFENFLHNSITIPRPPWKVTSINKNPQRTPKQRRDVVAITPAANTSSVEPLAPSRPGGEPKPDFQIFEDKVVRDRAVLSRLRHFTEYRIDIHACNHAAHTVGCSAATFVFARTMPELQADNIPGNVTWEPAGKNSVLLRWEEPRNPNGLILKYEIKYSRETEEVTTVVCVSRHRYSKYGGVHLALLQPGNYSAKVRATSLAGNGSWTGLVKFYILGPAEEESSSFYVLLTVTPVVLMVLISCLAVFVFFYNKKRNHDGYPSGTLYASVNPEYFSASDMYMPDEWEVSREKITVIRELGQGSFGMVYEGVALGLVTEGEETKVALKTVNELATMRERIEFLNEASVMKAFKCHHVVRLLGVVSQGQPALVIMELMTRGDLKSYLRSLRPEAENNPGLPPPSLKDMIQMAGEIADGMAYLSANKFVHRDLAARNCMVSEDFTVKIGDFGMTRDIYETDYYRKGGKGLLPVRWMSPEALKDGIFNTQSDVWSFGVVLWEIATLAEQPYQGMSNEQVLRFVMDNGVLERPENCPDELHELMCLCWQQNPRQRPSFVQLLERIKDHMAPAFRTLSFFYSAENGHHGSGEPSSTETDACPEEDEPPASPLPARRDRSPGQLPNGTAPL is encoded by the exons ATGGGGCCGGGGGCGCTGCGTGCCCCGAGGCTgggggtgatgctgctgctcctcggCCACCTCCCGGTGCCCCCCGTGTGGGCGCCCTCGGAAA TCTGCGGCAGCATGGACATCCGCCACGACGTGTCCCAGCTGCGGAAGCTGGAGAACTGCTCCATCATCGAGGGCAACCTGCAGATCCTGCTGATGTTCACCACGGGCGCCGAGGACTTCCGCGGGCTCAGCTTCCCCCGGCTGCTGATGATCACGGAGTACCTGCTCCTGTTCCGCGTCTACGGGCTGGAGAGCCTGCGCGATCTCTTCCCCAACCTCTCGGTCATCCGCGGCACCAACCTCTTCTTCAGCTACGCCTTGGTCATCTTCGAGATGCCGCACCTGCGGGACgtggggctgcacagcctgggccaCATCCTGCGCGGCTCGGTGCGCATCGAGCGCAACCAGGAGCTCTGCCACCTCTCCACCATCgactgggggctgctgctgcccgacGGCGGGGACGGCACCTACATCGTGGGCAATAAGTTGGCTGAAGAGTGTGCTGATGTCTGCCCCGGCATTCTGGACGTGGAGAAGCCGTGCGTGCAGACCAGTGTTAATGGACAGCTGGATTATCGCTGCTGGACCTCCAGCTACTGCCAGAAAG TGTGCCCATGCGGGGCAGGCTCAGCATGCACAGCAGCGGGCGAGTGCTGCCACCCTGAGtgcctggggggctgcagccgCCCCCACGACCGCCGGGCCTGCGTCGCCTGCCGCCACTTCCACTTCAACGGGCACTGCCTGCCCTCGTGCCCGCCCCGCACCTACGAGTACGAGGGCTGGCGCTGTGTCACGGCCGAGTACTGCGCCAGCCTGCGCAAGGTCTCCCACGACCCCCGCGACGCCTCCAAGTTCGTCATCCACCAGCGGCAGTGCCTGTCCGAGTGTCCCTCGGGCTACAGCAGGAATGAGAGCAG CATGTTCTGCCACAAGTGCGAGGGGCTGTGTCCCAAGGAGTGCAAGGTGGGCACCAAGACCATCGACTCGATGCAGGCAGCGCAGGAGCTGGGGGGCTGCACCCTCATCGAGGGCAACCTCATCCTCAACATCCGCCGGGGCT ATAACCTGGCCtcggagctgcagagcagcctggggctcATTGAGACCATCACGGGCTTCCTGAAGATCAAACATTCCTTTGCCCTCGTCTCCTTGTCCTTCTTCAAGAACCTAAAACTGATCCGTGGTGACTCCATGGTGGATGG GAATTACACCCTGTACGTCCTGGACAACCagaacctgcagcagctctgggactggAGCCACCACATCCTCTCCATCCCCGTGGGCAAGATGTACTTTGCATTCAACCCCAAGTTGTGCCTGGCCGAGATCTATCGCATGGAGGAGGTGACGGGCACCAAGGGCCGGCAGAACAAGGCGGAGATCAACCCCCGCACCAATGGGGACAGGGCGTCCT GCAAGACCCAGACCCTGCGCTTCATCTCCAACGTCACCGAGTCCGACCGCATCTTCCTCAAGTGGGAGCGGTACCGGCCCCCCGAGTACCGCGACCTCCTCAGCTTCATCGTCTACTACAAGGAGTC ACCCTTCCAGAACGTGTCGGAGTACGTGGGGCAGGACGCCTgtggggcccagagctggaacGTGCTGGACGTGGACCTGCCCCTGAGCAGCGAGCAGGAACCAGGGGTGACGCTGCTCAACCTCCGTCCCTGGACCCAGTACGCCATCTTTGTGCGCGCCATCACCCTCACCACGGCCGAGGAAGGGCGCAACTACGGGGCCCAGAGCGAGGTGGTTTACATCCGCACCATGCCGGCGG CCCCGACGGTGCCCCGGGATGTCATCTCCATGTCCAACTCTTCCTCCCACATCGTGGTGCGTTGGAAGCCGCCCACGCAACGCAACGGCAACATCATCTACTACCtggtgctgtggcagcagctggccGAGGACATGGAGCTCTACATCAACGATTACTGCCACAAAG GCCTGAAGCTGCCCACCAGCAGCGCAGACACGCGTTTCGGGTTTGGGGACGGCCCCGAGGGGGAGCAGGATGCGGAGGAGAGGTGCTGCCCCTGCCGCCCCACTGACGGGCAGCTGCGCATGGAGGGCGAGGCCGAGTCCTTCCAGAAGAAGTTTGAGAACTTCCTCCACAATTCCATCACCATCCCCAG GCCTCCCTGGAAGGTGACATCCATCAATAAGAACCCACAGAG gacccCAAAGCAGCGCAGGGACGTGGTGGCCATCACACCTGCAGCCAACACCTCCTCAGTAGAGCCGCTGGCCCCGAGCCGCCCCGGAGGCGAGCCCAAGCCTGACTTCCAGATCTTTGAGGACAAGGTGGTGCGAGACCGGGCGGTGCTGTCGCGGCTGCGCCACTTCACCGAGTACCGCATCGACATCCACGCCTGCAACCACGCCGCGCACACCGTGGGCTGCAGCGCCGCCACCTTCGTCTTCGCCAGGACCATGCCCGAGC TGCAAGCTGACAACATTCCTGGCAACGTGACGTGGGAGCCAGCTGGCAAGAACAGTGTCCTGCTGCGCTGGGAGGAACCCAGGAACCCCAATGGGCTCATCCTCAAGTATGAGATCAAGTACAGCCGGGAGACTGAG GAGGTCACCACTGTTGTCTGTGTCTCACGCCACCGCTACTCCAAGTATGGGGGTGTccacctggctctgctccagccagggaATTACTCAGCCAAGGTCAGGGCCACCTCGCTGGCTGGCAACGGCTCCTGGACAGGGCTGGTCAAGTTTTACATCCTGGGGCCAG ccGAGGAAGAGTCCAGCAGCTTCTATGTGCTGCTCACCGTCACGCCCGTGGTGCTCATGGTGCTCATCTCCTGCCTGGCCGTCTTTGTCTTCTTCTACAACAAGAAGAG GAACCACGACGGGTACCCCAGCGGGACGCTCTACGCCTCCGTCAACCCCGAGTACTTCAGCGCCTCGGACA TGTACATGCCTGATGAGTGGGAGGTGTCCCGGGAGAAGATCACAGTGATCcgggagctgggacagggctcctTTGGGATGGTGTATGAGGGGGTGGCGCTGGGGCTGGTCACGGAGGGAGAGGAGACCAAGGTGGCCCTGAAGACAGTCAACGAGCTGGCCACCATGCGGGAGCGCATCGAGTTCCTCAACGAGGCCTCCGTCATGAAAGCCTTCAAGTGCCACCACGTG GTCCGTCTGCTCGGCGTGGTATCCCAGGGCCAGCCAGCTTTGGTCATCATGGAGCTGATGACGCGTGGTGACCTGAAGAGCTACCTGCGCTCACTCAGGCCCGAAGCCGAG AACAACCCCGGGCTGCCTCCACCATCGCTGAAGGACATGATCCAGATGGCGGGGGAGATCGCCGACGGCATGGCCTACCTCAGCGCCAACAAGTTCGTGCACCGGGACCTGGCTGCCCGCAACTGCATGGTGTCCGAGGACTTCACCGTCAAGATTGGAG ATTTCGGCATGACCCGGGATATCTATGAGACGGATTATTACCGCAAGGGGGGCAAGGGGCTGCTCCCCGTGCGCTGGATGTCCCCCGAGGCGCTCAAGGACGGCATCTTCAACACCCAGTCTGACGTCTG GTCCTTCGGGGTGGTGCTGTGGGAGATCGCCACGCTGGCCGAGCAGCCCTACCAGGGCATGTCCAACGAGCAGGTGCTGCGCTTTGTCATGGACAACGGCGTCCTGGAGCGGCCCGAGAACTGCCCCGACGAGCT CCACGAGCTgatgtgcctgtgctggcagcagaacCCCCGCCAGCGCCCCTCCTTCGTCCAGCTCCTGGAGCGCATCAAGGACCACATGGCGCCTGCTTTCCGCACCCTCTCCTTCTTCTACAGCGCCGAGAACGGCCATCACGGCTCGGGGGAGCCCTCCAGCACCGAGACAGATGCGTGCCCCGAGGAGGATGAGCCCCCCGCATCCCCCCTGCCCGCACGCAGGGAccgcagcccagggcagctccccaACGGGACAGCCCCGCTCTGA